A region of Reichenbachiella carrageenanivorans DNA encodes the following proteins:
- a CDS encoding thiazole synthase: MEHLTIAGKTFKSRLFTGTGKFKSNQDMKEALEASESELVTVALKRVDIKDQNDQILHHLSHERIHLLPNTSGVRNAKEAVFAAELAREALETNWVKLEIHPDPKYLMPDPIETLKATEELAKKGFIVMPYIHADPVLCKRLEEAGTSAVMPLGSPIGSNKGLKTIDFLEIIIEQANVPVVVDAGIGAPSDAAKAMELGADACLVNTAIAVSQNPTQMAIAFKMAIQAGRMAYEAKLAKPIANAVASSPLTAFLDA, translated from the coding sequence ATGGAACATTTGACGATAGCGGGGAAGACTTTTAAGTCTCGCCTTTTTACAGGTACAGGCAAATTTAAAAGCAATCAAGACATGAAGGAAGCGCTCGAAGCTTCCGAGTCTGAATTGGTTACTGTGGCACTCAAGCGAGTGGATATCAAAGATCAAAATGATCAGATTCTCCATCACTTATCACATGAGCGAATCCATTTGCTCCCCAATACTTCTGGTGTGCGCAATGCAAAAGAAGCTGTATTTGCGGCTGAGTTGGCACGAGAAGCTTTAGAAACCAACTGGGTAAAATTAGAAATTCACCCAGATCCCAAATATCTTATGCCTGACCCTATCGAAACACTGAAAGCAACTGAAGAATTGGCAAAAAAGGGATTTATTGTGATGCCATACATACACGCCGATCCCGTGCTATGCAAAAGACTCGAAGAGGCAGGCACCTCAGCAGTCATGCCTCTAGGGTCGCCTATTGGTAGCAACAAAGGCTTAAAAACCATCGACTTTTTGGAGATCATCATAGAGCAAGCCAATGTCCCTGTAGTTGTAGATGCTGGCATCGGTGCTCCATCAGACGCAGCCAAGGCGATGGAACTAGGCGCTGACGCTTGTCTGGTCAATACCGCCATTGCGGTATCTCAAAACCCAACACAAATGGCAATTGCCTTTAAAATGGCGATACAAGCCGGACGAATGGCCTATGAAGCCAAACTCGCCAAACCAATAGCCAATGCTGTAGCCAGCAGCCCCCTAACCGCTTTCTTGGATGCCTAA
- the thiH gene encoding 2-iminoacetate synthase ThiH: protein MPNFKDLFEQYSWDKVKTSVYSKSAQDVERALANPDRNLEDFKALISPAAMPYLEQMAQLSHQLTLQRFGNTMQLFAPMYLSNECQNICTYCGFSLDNKIKRKTLNDIEIAREVQAIKSMGFDHVLLVTGEANQTVGVDYLAHAIQRIRPHFANVSMEVQPLDQEDYERLIPTGLHAVLVYQETYHEADYKKHHPKGKKSNFQYRLETPDRLGRAGIHKMGLGTLIGLEDWRVDSFFTALHLDYLERTYWQTKYSLSFPRLRPFSGGLEPKVAMSDKELVQLICAYRLLNQEVELSLSTRETNLFRNHAIKLGITTMSAGSKTNPGGYAVEPQSLEQFEISDERSPAAIQEMLRAQGYEPVWKDWDVALETNV, encoded by the coding sequence ATGCCTAATTTCAAAGACCTATTTGAACAGTACAGTTGGGACAAAGTGAAGACTTCTGTCTATTCGAAATCCGCTCAGGATGTAGAACGAGCTTTGGCCAATCCAGATCGAAACTTAGAGGATTTCAAAGCGCTCATTTCTCCTGCTGCCATGCCCTACTTAGAGCAAATGGCACAGCTTAGCCACCAGCTCACCCTCCAGCGGTTTGGCAACACCATGCAGCTCTTTGCCCCCATGTACCTCTCCAATGAGTGTCAAAACATTTGCACCTACTGTGGGTTTAGCCTAGACAACAAAATCAAGCGCAAGACGCTCAACGACATAGAAATAGCCCGTGAAGTACAAGCCATTAAATCAATGGGATTTGACCATGTGCTACTAGTCACTGGCGAAGCCAATCAAACTGTAGGCGTAGATTATCTAGCCCATGCCATTCAGCGCATTCGGCCACACTTTGCCAATGTGAGTATGGAAGTACAGCCCCTCGATCAAGAAGACTACGAACGGCTCATCCCTACTGGGCTACATGCCGTGCTAGTATATCAGGAAACCTACCATGAGGCCGATTACAAAAAGCATCACCCCAAAGGCAAGAAATCCAATTTTCAATACCGATTGGAAACACCCGACAGACTCGGTAGAGCTGGTATTCACAAAATGGGCTTGGGTACGTTGATTGGCCTAGAAGACTGGCGCGTAGATAGTTTTTTCACAGCGCTACATTTAGACTACTTAGAACGCACCTATTGGCAAACCAAATACTCCCTCTCCTTTCCTAGATTGCGCCCTTTCTCTGGTGGCTTGGAGCCAAAAGTAGCCATGAGCGACAAAGAATTGGTACAACTGATCTGTGCTTACAGATTATTAAATCAAGAGGTAGAATTGTCCCTGTCTACACGGGAAACAAACCTTTTCCGAAACCATGCCATCAAACTAGGCATCACCACCATGAGTGCTGGATCCAAAACCAACCCGGGTGGGTACGCGGTAGAACCGCAGTCGCTAGAGCAGTTTGAAATCTCCGACGAACGCTCACCTGCTGCCATTCAAGAGATGCTTCGAGCACAAGGCTACGAACCCGTTTGGAAAGACTGGGATGTAGCACTAGAAACGAACGTGTAG
- the dnaX gene encoding DNA polymerase III subunit gamma/tau, whose translation MENFVVSARKYRPLGFAEVVGQGHITTTLKNAIDNNHLAQALLFCGPRGVGKTTCARILARMVNKFDDQGNAESTNALNIYELDAASNNSVEDIRNLIDQVRYPPQQGTHKVYIIDEVHMLSNQAFNAFLKTLEEPPAYAIFILATTEKHKVIPTILSRCQIFDFNRIEIDDITHQLKKIADKEGIDYEEEALHLISQKADGALRDALSIFDLIVTFSSGNKVTYQDTIKNLHILDYDYFFKLTDLLSQGNVSQALLTYDEILRNGFDGHNFLIGISEHFRNLMVCKDPETVKLLNVSKNIQEKYLEQSKAISLSFLMSGLNILNLADLNFKSSKNQRLHVELALMKLGYLKQALKVSASEGADELKKKVIA comes from the coding sequence ATGGAAAATTTTGTAGTATCGGCACGTAAGTACAGACCCCTCGGCTTTGCAGAGGTAGTAGGTCAGGGTCATATTACCACTACCCTCAAGAATGCGATAGACAACAATCATTTGGCGCAAGCCTTGTTATTTTGTGGCCCTAGAGGAGTAGGCAAAACCACCTGCGCCAGGATTTTAGCACGGATGGTCAACAAATTTGACGATCAAGGCAATGCAGAATCCACCAACGCACTCAACATCTACGAGCTCGATGCCGCGTCCAACAACTCTGTAGAGGATATTCGAAATCTGATCGATCAGGTACGCTACCCTCCTCAACAAGGCACACATAAGGTATATATCATAGATGAGGTTCACATGCTTTCAAACCAGGCCTTCAATGCCTTTTTGAAGACGCTAGAAGAACCCCCTGCGTATGCCATTTTTATACTGGCTACCACAGAAAAACACAAAGTCATCCCTACCATTTTATCGAGATGTCAGATTTTTGATTTCAATAGAATTGAAATTGATGACATTACACATCAGCTAAAAAAAATAGCCGATAAGGAAGGCATAGACTATGAAGAAGAAGCCCTGCACCTAATCTCTCAAAAGGCTGATGGCGCACTCAGAGATGCTTTATCAATCTTTGATTTGATCGTAACTTTCTCTTCTGGCAATAAGGTAACCTATCAAGATACGATCAAGAATTTGCATATTCTTGATTATGATTACTTCTTCAAACTTACTGATCTACTCAGCCAAGGCAATGTCTCTCAGGCCTTATTGACCTATGATGAGATTTTAAGAAACGGCTTTGATGGACACAATTTTCTGATCGGAATTTCCGAACATTTCAGAAACCTCATGGTCTGCAAAGATCCAGAAACGGTCAAGTTGCTAAACGTCTCTAAAAATATCCAAGAGAAATATTTAGAACAATCCAAAGCGATCTCACTCTCCTTCTTGATGTCTGGATTGAATATCCTTAACTTGGCTGATCTCAATTTCAAATCGAGCAAAAACCAGCGCTTACATGTAGAGTTGGCCTTGATGAAATTGGGCTACCTGAAACAGGCATTGAAAGTATCTGCCTCAGAGGGGGCTGACGAGCTAAAAAAAAAAGTGATAGCGTAG
- a CDS encoding lysoplasmalogenase, whose product MKDEKVAQIVKYVFIAIAIAELCSHVLEWKLLNEFTKPMLIPVLLVYLRKGMKTPVNLSFIFAVFALVFSWFGDVALMYVYKRDWYFLVGLGAFAVAQVLYFFSFKHAKTGEEKATPLLQHMMNVLPFAIFVIGLLWTLWPMLGELKMPVAVYAVLICTMALGAVYRNGRTSTDSFNQVVFGAILFILSDSLIAINKFYAPMENSAIWIMGTYILAQWNIINGLQKHYNMGASQG is encoded by the coding sequence ATGAAAGACGAAAAAGTAGCCCAGATTGTAAAATATGTATTTATAGCGATAGCTATAGCGGAGTTGTGTAGTCATGTTTTGGAGTGGAAGCTGCTCAATGAATTTACTAAACCTATGCTGATACCAGTGCTATTGGTCTACTTGCGCAAAGGCATGAAAACGCCCGTGAATCTGTCTTTTATCTTCGCTGTGTTTGCTCTGGTGTTTTCTTGGTTTGGCGATGTAGCATTAATGTATGTTTATAAAAGAGATTGGTACTTCTTGGTAGGCTTAGGTGCTTTTGCTGTTGCTCAGGTTCTTTACTTTTTTTCATTCAAACATGCCAAGACTGGCGAAGAGAAAGCTACACCGCTTTTGCAGCATATGATGAATGTGCTTCCATTTGCTATTTTCGTTATTGGGTTGCTTTGGACACTGTGGCCTATGCTAGGGGAGCTAAAGATGCCTGTGGCAGTCTATGCTGTACTGATCTGTACGATGGCGCTTGGAGCTGTATATCGCAATGGTCGAACCAGTACAGATAGTTTCAATCAAGTGGTGTTTGGGGCAATTCTTTTTATCCTCTCAGATTCGCTGATTGCCATCAACAAGTTTTATGCTCCCATGGAAAATTCAGCCATCTGGATTATGGGGACTTACATCCTCGCTCAGTGGAATATCATCAATGGCTTGCAAAAGCATTATAATATGGGAGCGTCTCAGGGTTGA
- the thiC gene encoding phosphomethylpyrimidine synthase ThiC yields MAKAEQLPSEDKITRDPFPASKKVYVKGKIHNIEVAMREISLNDTVLKFNPSAPKETNPPVTVYDTSGPYTDPNIDIDVKKGLPKLREQWILDRGDVEEMEGISSQYGLERLNDEKLDELRFEYLSRPKKAKPEQNVSQLHYAKKGIITAEMEYIAIRENQKIEEWGHLNDQHAGESFGANTPKGKITPEFVRDEIAAGRAIIPNNINHPESEPMIIGRNFLVKINANIGNSAVSSSIEEEVEKAVWACHWGADTIMDLSTGKNIHETREWILRNSPVPIGTVPIYQALEKVNGKAEDLTWEIFKDTLIEQAEQGVDYFTIHAGVLLRYVPMTAKRVTGIVSRGGSIMAKWCLAHHKESFLYTHFEEICEIMKAYDVAFSLGDGLRPGSLADANDEAQFAELETLGELTKIAWKHDIQVMIEGPGHVPMHMIKENMEKQLEECQEAPFYTLGPLTTDIAPGYDHITSGIGAAMIGWYGCAMLCYVTPKEHLGLPNKKDVKDGVITYKIAAHAADLAKGHPGAQYRDNALSKARFEFRWEDQFNLSLDPDTAKEFHDETLPAEGAKVAHFCSMCGPNFCSMKITQDVREYAAENELKEADALNKGMEEKAKEFAEKGSELYLEQ; encoded by the coding sequence ATGGCTAAAGCAGAGCAATTACCATCGGAAGACAAGATCACCAGAGATCCATTCCCCGCGTCGAAAAAAGTATACGTAAAAGGCAAGATCCACAACATCGAAGTAGCGATGCGCGAGATCTCTCTCAACGATACGGTATTAAAATTCAACCCATCCGCTCCTAAAGAGACCAACCCTCCCGTCACCGTGTATGACACCAGCGGCCCTTATACCGATCCCAACATCGATATCGATGTAAAGAAAGGTTTACCTAAGCTACGTGAGCAATGGATTCTCGACAGAGGTGATGTAGAGGAAATGGAAGGCATCTCTTCGCAATACGGGCTAGAGCGCCTCAATGACGAAAAACTAGATGAATTACGCTTCGAATACTTGTCAAGACCAAAGAAAGCCAAGCCTGAACAAAACGTATCTCAGCTACACTATGCTAAAAAAGGCATCATCACGGCAGAGATGGAATACATCGCAATTCGTGAAAACCAAAAAATAGAAGAATGGGGTCACCTCAACGACCAACATGCAGGAGAAAGTTTTGGCGCCAACACACCTAAAGGCAAGATCACACCTGAGTTCGTCAGAGACGAAATCGCTGCGGGGCGTGCCATCATACCCAACAACATCAACCACCCAGAATCTGAACCGATGATCATCGGTCGCAATTTCTTGGTGAAAATCAACGCCAACATCGGCAACTCTGCCGTATCCTCTTCAATCGAAGAAGAAGTAGAAAAAGCCGTTTGGGCATGTCACTGGGGTGCAGACACCATCATGGATTTGTCTACAGGCAAAAATATCCATGAAACCAGAGAATGGATTCTCAGAAACTCACCTGTACCAATCGGTACAGTACCCATCTACCAAGCACTAGAAAAAGTAAATGGCAAAGCTGAAGACCTAACTTGGGAAATATTCAAAGACACTTTGATCGAACAAGCCGAGCAGGGTGTGGATTACTTCACCATCCATGCGGGCGTCCTATTGAGATACGTCCCAATGACCGCCAAACGCGTAACAGGTATCGTGTCGAGAGGTGGCTCTATCATGGCCAAGTGGTGTCTGGCACATCACAAAGAGAGTTTCCTATACACACATTTCGAGGAGATTTGCGAAATAATGAAAGCCTACGACGTAGCCTTCTCTTTGGGTGATGGATTAAGACCAGGCTCTTTGGCAGATGCCAATGACGAAGCACAATTCGCTGAGTTAGAGACGCTTGGTGAGCTCACCAAAATCGCTTGGAAACACGACATTCAAGTGATGATCGAAGGCCCTGGTCACGTTCCTATGCACATGATCAAGGAAAACATGGAAAAGCAACTAGAAGAATGTCAAGAAGCACCCTTCTACACCCTTGGGCCATTGACTACCGACATTGCACCAGGATATGACCACATCACTTCAGGGATCGGAGCGGCCATGATCGGCTGGTATGGTTGTGCCATGCTTTGCTACGTAACACCGAAGGAGCATTTGGGACTACCCAACAAAAAAGATGTGAAAGATGGAGTGATTACATACAAAATAGCCGCACATGCCGCCGATTTGGCCAAAGGCCACCCAGGCGCACAATATCGAGACAATGCCTTGTCTAAAGCCAGATTTGAGTTCAGATGGGAAGATCAATTCAACCTGTCGCTAGATCCTGATACGGCCAAGGAATTTCACGATGAAACGCTACCTGCAGAAGGTGCTAAGGTGGCTCATTTTTGCTCGATGTGCGGCCCCAATTTCTGTTCGATGAAAATCACACAAGACGTCCGTGAGTATGCCGCTGAAAACGAACTCAAAGAAGCAGATGCACTCAACAAAGGCATGGAGGAAAAAGCCAAGGAGTTTGCCGAGAAAGGCAGCGAACTGTATCTGGAGCAATAA
- a CDS encoding thiamine phosphate synthase — protein sequence MISRLHYISQETDEKSHLDNIREACAAGIDWVQLRVKDRELDEIEEMAFEAKAICKKYGAKLILNDHVEIAKAIKANGVHLGQEDMDPVEARAILGDKPYIGGTANTWEQVELLYESKVVDYVGLGPFKFTTTKENLSPELGIRGYSNILNNMIIQDIDIPIIAIGGIEMEDIFDLQLTGCYGIAVASLINNSFDKKETIEEIKLHLPDGTFDDSGEDF from the coding sequence ATGATTAGCAGACTGCATTATATCTCTCAAGAAACTGACGAAAAAAGTCACCTCGACAACATCCGTGAAGCCTGTGCGGCAGGTATAGACTGGGTGCAGCTCAGAGTAAAAGATCGTGAACTCGACGAAATCGAAGAAATGGCTTTTGAAGCCAAAGCCATCTGCAAGAAATATGGCGCCAAATTGATTCTCAACGATCATGTAGAAATAGCCAAAGCCATCAAAGCCAACGGCGTACACCTGGGTCAGGAAGACATGGACCCTGTAGAGGCACGCGCCATATTGGGCGACAAGCCCTACATAGGGGGTACTGCCAATACATGGGAACAAGTAGAACTGCTCTACGAATCTAAAGTTGTGGACTATGTAGGTTTAGGCCCTTTCAAATTTACCACTACCAAGGAAAATCTGAGTCCTGAATTGGGCATTCGTGGCTATTCCAACATTCTGAACAACATGATCATTCAGGATATAGACATTCCAATCATCGCCATAGGCGGAATTGAAATGGAAGACATTTTTGACTTGCAACTCACTGGCTGCTACGGCATTGCAGTGGCTTCATTGATCAACAATTCTTTCGACAAAAAAGAAACAATAGAAGAAATTAAACTACACCTTCCAGATGGAACATTTGACGATAGCGGGGAAGACTTTTAA
- the thiS gene encoding sulfur carrier protein ThiS, with translation MQIKLNDKFYKISETETELSGILKANNLFHDRGIAVAINDEILPKQEWEKYQVQDQDNILIITATQGG, from the coding sequence ATGCAAATAAAACTGAACGATAAATTTTACAAAATTTCAGAAACTGAAACTGAACTGAGTGGCATACTCAAGGCCAACAACCTTTTTCATGATCGAGGGATCGCAGTAGCGATCAATGATGAAATCCTGCCCAAGCAGGAATGGGAAAAGTATCAAGTACAGGATCAAGACAATATTTTAATCATCACCGCCACGCAGGGCGGATAA
- a CDS encoding MFS transporter has protein sequence MNNTQSFFTIQFALLCLSGFLFFGSFNMMIPELPSYLENMGGGEYKGLIIALFTVTAGLSRPFSGKLADKVGRIPVMVVGALVSGIAALLYPFVTGIIGFFALRFFHGFSTGFKPTGTSAYVADIVPAARRGEAMGIVGFFSSLGMAAGPAIGSFIAANMGLNTMFYSSSAFAIFSVLILIGMKESLQNKEKLSASHFYIKPKEIFEPNVISPSLMMMLSVFSFGGILTIIPDMSDHLGLPNRGLFFTFFTIASLLVRIVAGKASDKYGRIPVLKVGSLILLTAMLLLANTHSQMMFVISGAVFGLGVGICSPTIFAWTIDLSDESHRGRGIATMYIALEIGIGMGAFLSGWIYDNELKNIPLVFYISAATVLFGLIYLYSKPVKKLAEASKVD, from the coding sequence ATGAACAACACACAATCCTTTTTTACCATCCAATTTGCTCTGCTATGCTTGAGCGGATTTCTCTTTTTTGGTAGTTTCAATATGATGATCCCAGAGCTGCCCAGCTATCTCGAAAACATGGGTGGTGGGGAATACAAAGGGCTTATTATTGCTTTGTTTACAGTCACAGCGGGATTGTCAAGGCCGTTTAGTGGCAAGCTGGCGGATAAAGTTGGGAGAATACCCGTGATGGTGGTGGGGGCTTTGGTGAGCGGCATTGCGGCATTGTTGTATCCGTTCGTTACTGGTATCATTGGCTTTTTTGCACTTCGATTTTTTCATGGATTTTCTACTGGCTTTAAGCCAACAGGTACCTCTGCGTATGTGGCGGACATTGTGCCCGCAGCCAGAAGGGGGGAGGCTATGGGTATTGTAGGCTTTTTTAGTAGTTTGGGGATGGCAGCAGGGCCAGCTATTGGGTCGTTTATTGCAGCCAATATGGGGTTGAATACCATGTTTTATAGTTCCTCTGCCTTTGCGATTTTTTCTGTGCTGATCTTGATCGGCATGAAAGAGTCGCTCCAGAATAAGGAGAAATTATCGGCTAGCCATTTTTATATAAAACCTAAGGAGATATTTGAACCTAATGTCATTTCACCCTCTTTGATGATGATGTTATCGGTTTTTTCGTTTGGCGGTATATTGACCATTATTCCTGATATGAGTGATCATTTGGGGCTTCCCAATAGAGGGTTGTTTTTTACCTTTTTTACGATTGCTTCTTTGCTTGTGAGAATCGTAGCTGGCAAAGCCTCTGATAAGTATGGTCGGATACCTGTGCTCAAAGTAGGTAGTTTGATATTACTCACTGCGATGTTGCTCTTGGCCAACACCCATTCACAAATGATGTTTGTGATTAGCGGGGCTGTGTTTGGGTTGGGGGTAGGTATTTGCTCACCTACGATCTTTGCTTGGACCATCGACTTGAGCGATGAATCCCACCGCGGCAGGGGCATTGCTACGATGTATATTGCCTTGGAAATAGGAATTGGTATGGGGGCATTTTTGTCGGGTTGGATCTATGACAATGAGCTTAAAAATATACCGCTGGTGTTTTATATTTCTGCCGCTACTGTCTTGTTTGGGCTCATCTATTTATATTCGAAACCAGTTAAAAAATTGGCGGAAGCCAGCAAGGTAGACTAA
- a CDS encoding thiamine phosphate synthase — protein sequence MKTIVITPETQVKGEIETCNRLLKSNIERLHIRKPFASEESMTDYLKALDQNHWDKISLHSHHHLVDELGLGGKHFKSNQEVLATGLVSKSFHSFAEIEAETAPLSYGFLSPIYKSISKVCYAGEFDYTILKSALSQYSGMMIYALGGIEISRMAEIQDLGFDGIALLGTIWSEEDTSIRIQKTEAFINA from the coding sequence GTGAAAACGATAGTCATCACACCAGAGACCCAAGTAAAAGGCGAAATCGAAACCTGCAACCGTTTGCTGAAAAGCAACATAGAACGGCTGCACATACGAAAGCCTTTTGCCTCGGAAGAAAGTATGACAGACTATCTGAAAGCACTAGACCAAAACCATTGGGATAAAATCAGCCTACACAGCCACCATCATTTGGTGGATGAGCTAGGTCTCGGTGGCAAGCACTTCAAAAGCAATCAAGAAGTGCTTGCCACCGGCTTGGTATCTAAATCGTTTCATTCTTTCGCAGAAATAGAAGCAGAAACAGCTCCCCTGTCCTATGGTTTTTTGAGTCCGATCTACAAAAGTATTTCCAAAGTTTGCTACGCTGGAGAATTCGATTATACCATCCTTAAAAGCGCACTGAGCCAATATAGCGGTATGATGATTTATGCTTTGGGCGGAATAGAAATTTCAAGAATGGCAGAGATACAAGATTTGGGATTCGATGGTATAGCTCTTTTAGGAACTATATGGTCTGAAGAAGATACTTCAATAAGAATACAGAAAACAGAAGCATTTATAAATGCCTGA
- a CDS encoding hydroxymethylpyrimidine/phosphomethylpyrimidine kinase has translation MPDNEQNIVLSVAGFDPCGGAGVLADMQTLQQCKVQGMAAITALTAQHEDKVNQINWQDFESIKAQLDTLFEKYEFHIVKIGIVQDLNTLDQLLDLLLAHKAGIKIIWDPILQSSSGFDFLKELKVAQLTKVLSKLFLITPNLPEYEQLQKALNGQPITTNILLKGGHTEGNDTSDRLIHIDGTESQISGYRVKGKNKHGTGCVLSSAIAAGLSKGMKLKTACTFGKRYVEGYLKSGINKLGKHYEIEI, from the coding sequence ATGCCTGACAACGAACAAAATATAGTATTAAGTGTTGCGGGATTCGACCCCTGTGGTGGGGCTGGCGTATTGGCCGATATGCAAACTTTGCAACAATGTAAAGTGCAGGGCATGGCAGCTATAACCGCGCTCACAGCTCAGCACGAAGACAAAGTAAACCAGATAAACTGGCAAGACTTCGAATCGATCAAAGCTCAGTTGGATACACTTTTTGAAAAGTATGAATTTCATATTGTGAAAATAGGTATCGTTCAAGATTTGAACACATTGGATCAATTGCTGGATTTGTTGCTAGCCCACAAGGCAGGTATTAAAATCATCTGGGATCCGATTCTACAATCTTCTTCTGGTTTTGATTTTTTAAAGGAATTAAAAGTCGCCCAATTGACGAAAGTCTTAAGCAAACTATTCCTCATCACACCTAATCTCCCTGAATACGAGCAATTGCAAAAAGCCCTAAACGGCCAGCCAATCACGACCAACATACTGCTCAAAGGTGGTCATACCGAAGGCAACGACACCTCCGACCGACTGATCCATATAGATGGTACTGAAAGTCAAATTTCGGGATACCGTGTAAAGGGCAAAAATAAACACGGAACAGGCTGTGTACTCTCTTCTGCTATCGCTGCTGGCCTAAGCAAAGGCATGAAACTAAAAACTGCTTGTACATTTGGCAAAAGATATGTGGAGGGTTATCTTAAAAGCGGTATTAATAAATTAGGTAAACATTACGAAATAGAAATATGA